In the Blautia coccoides genome, GGATCATAGAGGATCCGGCCTACGATAAAACGGCAGCGTATAGACAGCAAAAACAATTGTTGGAGGCAAAAAGGAAGAGGCTGGACAAAATGATCTGTCTGCTGGAAAAACTGGAACAGGGGGAAAGGTGTATGAGCTTTGCGGAATTTGATACAAAAGAATATTTTGATATGCTGTCCGATTTCAGGAGAGAGCATGAAGATGCGGTTATAAAAAGCTTTGGAAGTATGGAGGCCTTCGATGAATGGGTGGATAAGTGGAAGGGAAAAGAGTCAATTCTGGTTGATGCGGCAATGGAACACTATGGCAGCATGGAGCAATTTGTAGCCGCCATGAAAAATAATATGGAACGTATGCCTGATTTGATGGAAAGAGGGCGAAAACTCAAAGAATCCGGTGGAATGGAACGGAATAAAGAGATGACCGAAGCGCTTGTATCTGACCTGACAAGGGATCCGGGGGCGGAGGAAGTGCAGGAGATCATAAAGGAATGTGTGGAAATGACAGAAAAACTGTACGAAGGGATGGAGATG is a window encoding:
- a CDS encoding MerR family transcriptional regulator; the protein is MKTVKQVSELSGISVRTLQYYHEIGLLEPTKLTDSGYRLYDDGALETLQQILFFKELDFSLKEIKGIIEDPAYDKTAAYRQQKQLLEAKRKRLDKMICLLEKLEQGERCMSFAEFDTKEYFDMLSDFRREHEDAVIKSFGSMEAFDEWVDKWKGKESILVDAAMEHYGSMEQFVAAMKNNMERMPDLMERGRKLKESGGMERNKEMTEALVSDLTRDPGAEEVQEIIKECVEMTEKLYEGMEMGKDFWERTADSYLHENVLVKAMDKMYGKGAAEFVGRAYQYFIQNRKA